In Patescibacteria group bacterium, one genomic interval encodes:
- the rplB gene encoding 50S ribosomal protein L2, with protein MPIKLYKPTTAGRRKATVLERKILTRKEPEKSLISGKKSKAGRSKGKITVRHRGGGAKKLYRQIDFYQDKFEIKGKIKSIEYDPNRSALIALVVYPDGEKRYILAQEGLKVGDEVLTSRSKIEQKIGYRMPLKFIPTGTIVSNIELFKGQGGQLARAAGSYATVMGSENGYTQIKLPSGEIRKVSEECLASIGQMSNIDHWLIRLGKAGRKRHLGIRPSVRGKAMSPRDHPHGGGEGHTPIGLKHPKTPWGKPALGVKTRKKKQSDKFIVKRRK; from the coding sequence ATGCCGATTAAATTATACAAACCAACTACTGCTGGTCGAAGAAAAGCCACTGTTTTAGAACGAAAAATTTTAACTCGTAAAGAGCCGGAGAAGTCTTTAATCTCTGGCAAAAAATCAAAAGCCGGTCGATCGAAAGGAAAAATAACCGTTCGCCACCGCGGCGGAGGGGCAAAAAAACTTTACCGTCAGATCGATTTTTATCAAGATAAGTTTGAAATTAAAGGAAAAATTAAATCAATTGAATATGATCCAAATCGTTCCGCCCTGATTGCTTTAGTTGTCTATCCCGATGGAGAGAAAAGATATATTTTAGCTCAAGAAGGTTTAAAGGTTGGCGATGAAGTTCTTACTTCGCGTTCAAAAATAGAACAGAAGATTGGCTATCGGATGCCTTTAAAATTCATTCCTACTGGGACAATTGTTTCTAATATTGAATTATTTAAAGGTCAAGGTGGTCAGTTGGCTAGAGCAGCAGGCAGTTATGCGACAGTAATGGGTTCAGAAAATGGCTATACTCAAATAAAACTTCCTTCTGGAGAAATAAGAAAGGTCTCAGAAGAATGTTTGGCTAGCATCGGTCAAATGAGTAATATTGATCACTGGTTAATAAGATTAGGCAAGGCTGGCCGAAAAAGACATTTAGGAATCAGGCCGTCAGTAAGAGGAAAGGCGATGTCACCGCGTGATCACCCTCATGGTGGTGGCGAAGGACATACACCGATTGGCTTGAAACATCCAAAAACACCGTGGGGTAAACCGGCTCTAGGAGTTAAAACTAGAAAGAAAAAACAATCGGATAAATTTATTGTTAAAAGAAGAAAATAA
- the rplW gene encoding 50S ribosomal protein L23, translating into MGKKADQILIKPIITEKSTLLEKEGKYVFEVSPKANKIEIKKAIQEVYKVKPVKVNLMRIKGKQIRSGRTVGRTKNWKKALVTLKKNEKLELTTK; encoded by the coding sequence ATGGGAAAGAAAGCTGATCAAATTTTAATCAAACCAATTATCACTGAAAAATCAACTCTTTTAGAAAAAGAGGGAAAGTATGTTTTTGAGGTTTCGCCAAAGGCAAACAAAATTGAAATTAAAAAAGCTATTCAAGAAGTTTACAAAGTTAAACCAGTAAAAGTCAATCTTATGCGAATAAAAGGAAAACAAATTCGTTCTGGACGGACAGTTGGTCGAACCAAAAATTGGAAAAAGGCACTGGTAACTCTTAAAAAAAATGAAAAATTAGAATTAACAACAAAATAA